CCATTCCCAATGATAAATTATTACAAGTGATTGATAAGAAAACCTCATTATTAGATGCCTTTATGGTAGTTGATGAGATTTTGCAACAGGGTGTTCAGGGTATTGCCGAATTAATTACCATCCCAGGTTTGATTAACGTCGACTTTGCCGATGTTAAAGCAGTTATGTCTAATGCTGGATCCGCCCTGATGGGTATCGGTACGGCGAGCGGTGAGAATAAAGCAATTGAAGCGGCAAAGGCAGCTATTAGTTCACCAATGTTGGAAATGTCTATCGAAGGTGCTCGTGGCATCTTGTTCACCATTACTGGTGGCGAGAACTTGAGCATGATTGAGGTTAATGAAGCTGCTAAGATTATTACCGCCTCGGCTGACGAAGAAGCGAAGATTATATTTGGCACGGTGATTAATAGCAAAATGAAGGACGAGATAAAGATTACGGTAGTGGCGACTGGCTTTGATAATCCACTACACGGTCTTAAGGAAGCAAGTGTTAGTGACCGAGCCTATGTTCCAAGCTCCTATATCGCTGATCGTGATAAAACATCTCGAACAGCTGTGGCGACACCGGTAGCTATGGATAACAGCCCTTTAATAGAAGAAGATAATTATGCTATTGAGAGAAGAAAAACAAAACCATCACCGC
The Patescibacteria group bacterium genome window above contains:
- the ftsZ gene encoding cell division protein FtsZ encodes the protein MAEIKPAVETFAKIKVVGVGGGGGSGVNRMVDAGVKGVEFIAVNTDVQALHYNKASKKIHIGKAVTRGLGAGMNPELGRQAAEESQNEIREALKDADMVFVTCGLGGGTGTGASPVVAEIARDLGALTVAVVTKPFSFEGAQRKNIAERGLMELSDKVDTIITIPNDKLLQVIDKKTSLLDAFMVVDEILQQGVQGIAELITIPGLINVDFADVKAVMSNAGSALMGIGTASGENKAIEAAKAAISSPMLEMSIEGARGILFTITGGENLSMIEVNEAAKIITASADEEAKIIFGTVINSKMKDEIKITVVATGFDNPLHGLKEASVSDRAYVPSSYIADRDKTSRTAVATPVAMDNSPLIEEDNYAIERRKTKPSPLKAAQAEPAQKKEIVGREGEDDEELGIPAFIRKKMM